In Aciduliprofundum sp. MAR08-339, a single window of DNA contains:
- a CDS encoding NAD-binding protein, which yields MYIIVIGGGRIGEYLVSILVEEGHNIALIEKDEEKARHMAENYDILVIKGDGSEASYLEDAGINKADVLVACTGNDQVNFVACQLAKHTYNVGKVIARTTNPSNKVLYESLGVDVVISTTEVAAKAMYAGIKGFTSVLTFGGDVELLHVRVDKLSPIVGRKLSEIHMPWGSIIATILRRGQIIVPRGEEVIQEGDELAIVTKKGVEKKVREIVLG from the coding sequence ATGTACATTATTGTCATTGGTGGCGGGAGAATAGGTGAGTATCTGGTTAGCATACTCGTGGAAGAGGGTCACAATATTGCGCTGATTGAGAAGGATGAGGAAAAAGCCAGACATATGGCTGAGAATTACGATATTCTTGTTATCAAGGGGGACGGGAGCGAAGCATCGTACCTTGAGGATGCCGGCATAAACAAGGCCGATGTACTTGTGGCCTGCACCGGCAACGATCAGGTGAATTTTGTCGCGTGTCAGCTGGCAAAGCACACCTACAATGTGGGCAAGGTCATAGCGAGGACAACGAATCCGAGCAACAAGGTGCTTTACGAGAGTCTCGGCGTAGATGTGGTCATAAGCACCACCGAGGTGGCTGCCAAGGCCATGTACGCCGGAATTAAAGGCTTCACCTCCGTGCTCACGTTCGGTGGCGATGTGGAACTCCTCCATGTGCGTGTTGACAAACTCTCCCCCATTGTTGGCAGGAAACTGAGTGAGATACACATGCCCTGGGGAAGCATAATAGCCACAATTTTGCGCAGGGGCCAGATCATAGTACCACGTGGAGAGGAGGTCATTCAGGAGGGAGACGAACTTGCCATTGTGACGAAGAAGGGTGTGGAGAAGAAGGTGCGTGAGATAGTGCTGGGGTAG
- a CDS encoding KaiC domain-containing protein, which translates to MERVKTGVDGLDDMLNGGIPKGHSIAVIGAFGTGKSTLAMQFIWEGLKNGERCIFLSLEEDEESILESAGSFGWDFSTHVENGNLLIIKLEPEDAKSSVERLEGDIPELIRTRRASRIVVDSISLITMMYESMDEKRKIVFKLSKSIKESGATALFTTEVDPTNPLVSRDGIVEYVVDGVILLSFLEESHRLKLTIRILKMRRTQHSREVKEYEIGDNGITVLSEADVF; encoded by the coding sequence ATGGAGAGGGTGAAAACTGGAGTTGATGGTCTGGACGACATGCTCAACGGGGGTATCCCAAAGGGGCACAGCATAGCGGTCATAGGGGCCTTTGGAACGGGAAAAAGCACCTTGGCTATGCAGTTCATATGGGAAGGTCTGAAAAACGGAGAGAGGTGCATATTTCTCAGTTTGGAGGAGGATGAAGAGAGCATACTAGAAAGTGCAGGAAGCTTTGGATGGGATTTTTCAACCCACGTTGAAAATGGCAACTTGCTCATAATAAAACTAGAACCCGAGGATGCGAAGAGCAGTGTGGAGCGTCTTGAGGGGGATATACCTGAACTGATAAGAACCCGCAGGGCCTCGCGAATTGTAGTGGATTCAATAAGTTTGATCACCATGATGTACGAAAGTATGGATGAAAAGAGGAAAATAGTATTTAAGTTGAGCAAGAGCATAAAGGAAAGCGGAGCAACTGCGCTCTTCACAACGGAGGTGGATCCAACAAATCCCCTAGTCAGCAGGGATGGTATTGTGGAATACGTTGTTGATGGGGTAATCCTTCTTTCCTTCCTTGAAGAATCTCATCGTTTAAAACTCACCATAAGGATTTTGAAGATGCGCAGAACCCAGCATTCCCGCGAGGTTAAGGAGTATGAGATAGGAGATAATGGAATAACGGTTCTCTCGGAGGCCGATGTGTTCTGA
- a CDS encoding tripartite tricarboxylate transporter permease, which produces MDVLLYILFVFLGIAFGILTGLTPGFHVNNVAIIALSIYAATKIDAFLLANMIVANMITHTFLDFIPSTFLGAPSEDTSLSVLPMHRLLLHGQGYRAVYISTFGSLLATLFAMPLIPLFKIALIDLNLSNYLTYYTPVILVAIILGILYMESKKGLKYIALASLIFILSGIFGYLALNIPLNNNYMPLRLTPNTLFPVFTGLFGIPVLILSQHTEVPEQKIEKVHVLKKHYFSSMIGTLTGSLVGFLPGVTSGVAAVLSRLFVKNDDTEDFIFALGSVNTSNYIFNLLALFLILKPRSGAVNAISQMITVNLWNFSTLPPGDFVIILLTVVIASIASFFITLKIGKFVALKIGNIGSRYGLISRAMILTLGVLIFIFSGTIGLFLAVVATLIGLLPPKLGTMRVHLMGVIILPALLAYL; this is translated from the coding sequence ATGGATGTTTTGCTCTACATCCTCTTCGTTTTCCTGGGAATTGCCTTCGGCATATTAACGGGCCTCACCCCCGGATTTCACGTGAATAACGTCGCGATTATAGCACTTTCCATATATGCGGCAACAAAGATAGATGCATTTCTTCTGGCAAATATGATAGTTGCAAATATGATAACCCACACCTTTTTGGATTTCATACCCTCCACATTTTTAGGTGCTCCCAGTGAGGACACCTCGCTCTCCGTGCTACCAATGCACAGGTTACTTCTTCATGGTCAGGGGTATCGCGCAGTGTACATATCCACGTTCGGCTCTCTACTGGCCACGCTGTTTGCAATGCCACTGATCCCCCTTTTCAAGATAGCACTAATTGACCTCAATCTCTCAAATTACCTCACATACTACACCCCCGTAATACTTGTGGCAATAATCCTCGGGATTCTGTATATGGAGAGTAAAAAAGGATTGAAATATATCGCTCTTGCCTCACTCATCTTCATTCTATCAGGAATATTCGGATACCTTGCTCTGAACATACCTCTAAACAACAACTATATGCCATTAAGATTAACACCAAACACACTATTTCCCGTTTTCACAGGATTATTTGGCATACCCGTACTGATACTCTCACAGCACACAGAGGTGCCAGAGCAGAAGATTGAGAAGGTGCATGTTCTGAAGAAACATTATTTCTCATCCATGATAGGTACGCTCACAGGTTCCCTGGTTGGTTTTTTACCGGGAGTAACCTCTGGGGTGGCCGCCGTTCTATCAAGATTATTTGTGAAGAATGATGACACCGAGGATTTCATCTTCGCACTGGGAAGTGTGAACACATCAAATTACATATTTAATTTACTGGCACTTTTTCTCATCCTGAAACCCAGAAGCGGGGCTGTGAACGCAATCTCCCAGATGATCACAGTTAATCTCTGGAACTTCAGCACCCTTCCACCAGGAGATTTTGTGATTATACTTCTAACCGTGGTTATAGCTTCAATTGCTTCCTTCTTCATAACTCTGAAAATAGGAAAATTCGTTGCTCTCAAAATTGGAAATATTGGATCAAGGTACGGGCTTATATCCAGAGCCATGATCCTCACACTGGGCGTGCTTATTTTCATATTTTCGGGCACTATTGGGTTGTTCCTAGCAGTGGTGGCAACACTAATTGGGCTGCTCCCTCCAAAACTGGGCACAATGCGTGTTCATCTCATGGGAGTAATCATTCTACCCGCACTCCTGGCATACCTGTGA
- a CDS encoding transcriptional regulator produces MRTRRERIAELLQEGDLSPSEIAKSMDIPVNLVIEDLRHIAKSPKYGRMLILPARCNKCGYIFRAEIKMPKKCPKCRSTWIEEPRFLLKV; encoded by the coding sequence TTGAGAACGAGAAGAGAGAGAATTGCAGAACTCCTGCAGGAGGGGGATTTGAGCCCCTCTGAAATCGCAAAATCTATGGATATACCTGTAAACCTGGTGATTGAGGACCTGAGGCACATTGCAAAATCTCCAAAATACGGCAGAATGCTTATCCTACCTGCAAGGTGCAATAAATGCGGTTACATTTTCAGGGCAGAGATAAAGATGCCCAAGAAATGCCCAAAATGCAGGAGCACCTGGATTGAGGAGCCAAGATTTTTACTAAAAGTTTAA
- a CDS encoding TrkH family potassium uptake protein has protein sequence MNKILYFSLKLLTYISIFMIIDAIYALIVDRSVVIALSFLFPATWIIFLWVPFMNNPPPQKLTLRESFKIAAVGWLLMSFFGAIPFILSGYLNPLDAWFESMSGFTATGLTMFLDVQSLPRSILLWRSLTEWIGGVGVIALFLSVMYRTSRVVQSLYFAEGRSDKTEPTVVGTVRKIWGIYVFYTALFAVIFYLLKVPLFDAINISMTALATGGFAVTNNSIAAYSPYVAIAMIFAMATGGISFVSHINLFRGKIREFFSIEVKAMILIIFLFSTVMLLHLCWFGENWSEATLQTFFHVTSALTGTGFSISDLSKLSDFDKTFLILSMIFGGAYGSTASALKLIRVVVLMYGIFWYIRVRLAPRSAIIPFKIGRKVFEPTEVRDVSIYTTTYLLMLLLGAFVLMAYGNSLTNSIFEVASAEGNVGLSVGITSPFMPWIEKITLILEMWFGRLEIFPILIFLADIFRK, from the coding sequence ATGAACAAGATCCTATATTTTTCACTGAAACTCCTCACCTACATATCGATCTTTATGATAATAGATGCGATTTACGCGCTGATAGTGGATAGAAGTGTCGTCATAGCCCTTTCCTTTCTCTTTCCCGCCACCTGGATCATATTTCTCTGGGTCCCCTTTATGAACAATCCCCCTCCCCAAAAATTGACACTGAGAGAATCATTCAAGATTGCGGCCGTGGGCTGGCTCTTGATGTCCTTTTTTGGAGCCATACCCTTCATATTATCCGGTTATCTTAATCCCTTGGATGCATGGTTTGAGAGCATGTCCGGGTTCACGGCCACTGGATTGACCATGTTCTTGGATGTGCAATCTCTGCCCCGCAGCATTCTCCTCTGGCGCTCTCTCACAGAATGGATTGGAGGGGTGGGTGTGATAGCGCTGTTCCTCTCCGTTATGTACCGCACCAGTCGTGTGGTGCAATCTCTATACTTTGCAGAGGGAAGAAGTGATAAGACTGAGCCCACAGTTGTTGGCACTGTTAGAAAGATATGGGGCATATACGTATTTTACACTGCACTTTTCGCCGTAATATTCTACCTTCTCAAGGTTCCCTTGTTCGATGCCATAAACATTTCAATGACCGCCCTTGCAACCGGTGGCTTTGCCGTAACTAATAATAGCATTGCGGCATACTCACCATACGTTGCCATTGCCATGATCTTTGCCATGGCCACGGGAGGAATATCCTTTGTATCACACATAAATCTATTCAGGGGTAAGATCCGTGAGTTTTTCTCCATAGAGGTTAAGGCGATGATCCTCATAATTTTCCTGTTTTCAACGGTGATGCTCCTCCACCTGTGCTGGTTCGGTGAAAACTGGAGCGAGGCCACACTTCAAACATTCTTCCATGTAACATCGGCCCTCACAGGTACTGGATTCAGCATATCCGATCTATCCAAACTCTCCGATTTTGACAAGACTTTTCTCATTCTTTCCATGATATTCGGAGGCGCCTACGGTTCAACGGCATCCGCTTTGAAATTAATACGTGTGGTTGTTTTGATGTACGGAATATTTTGGTACATACGTGTCCGTCTTGCTCCCCGCAGCGCTATAATTCCCTTCAAAATCGGGAGGAAGGTATTTGAGCCCACAGAGGTCAGGGATGTATCCATTTACACAACGACATATCTTCTAATGCTTCTCCTTGGAGCCTTTGTTCTAATGGCCTATGGAAATAGTCTTACAAACTCTATATTTGAGGTTGCCAGTGCAGAGGGTAATGTTGGACTCTCTGTGGGCATAACCTCTCCCTTTATGCCCTGGATTGAGAAAATAACCCTCATCCTTGAGATGTGGTTCGGCCGCCTTGAAATATTCCCCATACTGATTTTCCTTGCCGATATATTCAGGAAATGA
- a CDS encoding helix-turn-helix domain-containing protein: MKISSQLQKLIKEEEIERGYHIFSNRHRREIFRELTRAPCQTSSSLMRKLGYDVQNVEWHLKRLMREGFVDLKIYKKKLFCPSELIFEEDLPLFHLLNTRSGWIIVRSLVDRCRDMPYLSKHASRATAYRVVDTLKSLNLVDVSKGTRKMICLNEGFYEKMDMYSVQGSEFKKNFIKRIEKRGYSAEIVGSYDFEIIIRLSGMENFTLGIFISPLKTILGVKK; this comes from the coding sequence TTGAAGATTTCCTCTCAGCTTCAAAAACTCATCAAGGAGGAGGAGATTGAACGTGGATACCACATATTCTCAAACAGGCACAGAAGGGAGATTTTCAGAGAACTGACCCGCGCCCCGTGCCAGACCTCCTCTTCACTTATGAGAAAATTGGGATACGACGTGCAGAATGTTGAATGGCATCTTAAAAGGCTTATGCGCGAGGGATTTGTAGATTTGAAAATTTACAAGAAGAAATTATTTTGCCCATCGGAACTGATATTTGAGGAGGACCTTCCTCTATTTCATCTTCTCAACACGAGGAGCGGCTGGATCATAGTACGCTCCCTGGTGGATAGGTGCAGAGATATGCCCTACCTTTCAAAGCATGCCAGCCGTGCCACTGCTTACAGGGTGGTGGATACCCTGAAATCCCTAAACCTTGTGGATGTGAGTAAGGGCACGAGAAAAATGATATGCCTCAACGAGGGATTCTACGAAAAGATGGACATGTACTCCGTGCAGGGTTCCGAATTCAAGAAGAACTTCATAAAGAGAATTGAAAAAAGGGGCTACAGCGCCGAAATAGTGGGCAGTTACGATTTCGAGATCATAATAAGGCTATCTGGGATGGAAAACTTCACATTGGGAATTTTCATATCACCCTTGAAAACAATTCTGGGGGTAAAGAAATGA
- the rpiA gene encoding ribose-5-phosphate isomerase RpiA, whose amino-acid sequence MREEMKKRAGEYAAKYIKDGQVVGLGTGSTVKYTILELGRMVKEGIDIIGIPTSKATGQLAESVGIKLGSIDEYPEIDITVDGADEVDPNLNLIKGGGGALLREKIVAHASKYEVIVVDESKVKKVLGEFPLPIEIVRFGYRRTMNVLSSLGCGPSLRMQDKTPFITDNGNYIVDCKFNRIENPKILEEKIDKIPGVVEIGLFIDMANEVVVGKKEEVEIMRRP is encoded by the coding sequence ATGAGAGAAGAGATGAAGAAGAGAGCGGGAGAGTACGCTGCGAAATACATCAAAGACGGTCAAGTTGTTGGACTGGGCACCGGCAGTACGGTGAAATACACCATTTTGGAACTTGGAAGAATGGTGAAAGAAGGGATAGATATAATCGGCATACCCACTTCAAAGGCAACGGGGCAACTCGCAGAAAGCGTTGGAATAAAACTAGGAAGTATTGATGAGTATCCGGAAATAGATATCACTGTGGATGGAGCTGATGAGGTTGATCCAAATTTAAACCTCATAAAGGGCGGTGGGGGAGCGCTCCTGCGCGAGAAGATCGTTGCACATGCATCAAAATACGAGGTTATTGTTGTGGACGAGAGCAAGGTGAAAAAAGTGCTTGGTGAATTTCCACTTCCAATTGAAATCGTCAGATTCGGATACAGAAGGACGATGAACGTGCTCTCCTCACTTGGTTGCGGGCCATCCCTGAGAATGCAGGACAAAACACCATTCATCACAGACAACGGAAATTACATTGTTGACTGCAAATTTAATAGGATAGAAAATCCGAAAATTCTGGAAGAAAAAATAGACAAAATTCCCGGAGTTGTGGAGATAGGACTGTTTATAGATATGGCCAACGAGGTTGTTGTGGGAAAAAAAGAGGAAGTTGAAATTATGAGAAGGCCCTGA
- a CDS encoding ATPase domain-containing protein yields MERIKTGILGLDPLLDGGLMNRSSTVVIGSTGAGKTTFATQFILRGLMGGQDCIFISLDENKEQIIRDALNMGWEDIKYFIEEEKLIFVDASGKEFKAFIRKELPDFVSTWLGANTRIAIDPLTPVVWATPSRYEQRELLGFMLKEMRKIGTIVATLEEHGPSNLSAPETAIPMYLADSIIHLRYRYIENNTRRDLKIIKLRGSRHSEEIFPYKIVRGLGLVVMRGTYKIKSTRITVEELEKRVMEKLKNASPIVKNRIKKVLNNIEDGDLEDVNIDELADIIVEEYS; encoded by the coding sequence ATGGAAAGAATAAAAACGGGAATTCTTGGCTTGGACCCGCTCCTGGATGGGGGGCTTATGAACAGGTCTTCAACCGTGGTCATAGGTTCAACAGGTGCTGGAAAGACCACATTTGCAACTCAATTCATACTTCGCGGGCTGATGGGGGGGCAGGACTGCATATTCATAAGTTTGGATGAAAACAAGGAGCAGATAATCAGGGACGCCCTGAACATGGGGTGGGAAGATATAAAGTACTTCATAGAGGAGGAAAAACTGATATTTGTGGACGCCTCTGGCAAAGAGTTCAAGGCATTCATCAGAAAGGAACTTCCAGATTTTGTATCCACCTGGCTCGGGGCAAACACCCGAATTGCCATAGACCCGCTCACCCCCGTGGTCTGGGCCACACCCTCCCGCTATGAGCAAAGGGAGCTTTTGGGATTCATGCTCAAGGAGATGAGGAAGATAGGTACAATAGTTGCCACTCTGGAGGAGCATGGACCTTCAAATCTCTCGGCACCAGAAACCGCAATACCCATGTACCTTGCAGATTCAATAATACACCTTAGGTACAGGTACATTGAGAACAACACACGAAGAGATCTGAAAATAATAAAACTTAGGGGTAGCAGGCACAGCGAAGAGATATTTCCCTACAAAATCGTGCGTGGACTTGGACTGGTGGTGATGAGGGGAACCTACAAGATAAAGAGCACACGCATAACTGTGGAGGAGCTGGAAAAGAGAGTTATGGAAAAATTGAAAAATGCTTCACCCATAGTAAAAAACAGAATCAAAAAGGTTCTGAATAATATCGAGGACGGAGATCTTGAGGATGTAAACATAGATGAACTTGCAGACATAATTGTGGAGGAATACTCTTGA
- a CDS encoding ATPase domain-containing protein, which translates to MRIPTSVAAFDEIVKGGVPVGSVVILAGEPGSGNVEFAYTSAAKLSMARKYEERRKFFIIEAPDIYVPQGTLYISFSKSSEEILRSVEITFDEDLHEAFRDKLKFRDLSVEYFRNSVVPRKWISENTEEFLRRKGELLREFVRCMEESDGNIVIVDSLTDLVTTPRIDFNNLVDIIRGIRRVAKRWNTVIYLLLTLGVIDKMKENLLFDAVDGVFVFEWHGSGKYSKRYRYMYVLKFEGLMAHLEEERIARFNTTLNRRNGFVVVNTEKIG; encoded by the coding sequence ATGAGAATTCCTACATCTGTGGCGGCCTTTGATGAAATCGTGAAGGGTGGGGTGCCTGTCGGTTCTGTGGTAATTCTTGCAGGAGAACCCGGTTCGGGGAATGTTGAATTTGCGTACACTTCGGCTGCAAAACTCTCGATGGCTAGGAAGTATGAGGAACGCAGAAAATTCTTCATAATTGAGGCTCCCGACATATACGTGCCCCAGGGGACGCTTTACATATCTTTCTCAAAGAGTTCAGAGGAGATTCTTCGCTCGGTGGAGATAACATTTGATGAGGATCTCCACGAGGCGTTCAGAGATAAACTCAAATTCAGGGATCTCTCTGTAGAGTACTTTCGTAACAGCGTCGTGCCCAGAAAGTGGATATCCGAGAACACTGAGGAGTTCTTAAGGAGAAAGGGCGAATTGCTCAGGGAATTTGTGAGATGCATGGAGGAGTCCGATGGGAATATTGTCATTGTTGACTCTCTCACGGATCTGGTTACCACACCCCGCATAGATTTCAACAATCTTGTTGACATAATAAGGGGAATTCGCCGGGTTGCAAAGAGGTGGAACACTGTTATTTACCTCCTTCTCACCCTAGGAGTTATTGATAAGATGAAGGAGAATCTGCTTTTTGATGCCGTGGACGGTGTGTTTGTGTTTGAATGGCACGGTTCCGGAAAGTACTCCAAGAGGTACCGTTATATGTACGTTCTTAAATTTGAGGGTTTGATGGCGCATCTTGAGGAGGAGAGAATTGCTCGGTTCAACACCACTTTAAATAGGAGGAATGGATTTGTTGTTGTTAACACCGAGAAAATTGGGTGA
- a CDS encoding epoxyqueuosine reductase QueH, whose product MQLLMHACCAPCLAAPYKHLKNEHEITVFWYNPNIQPYREYLRRLKAFQEYTRRIGAKVIYDYSYPLEEWLYRASILSKRSNVLRCKYCYAERLYKTAVKAKEIGFDAFTTTLLLAPYQKHELIREIGKSIEKSTGIRFLYIDMRPWFEEGEELAKKAGIYRQGYCGCIFSEADRYWRDDP is encoded by the coding sequence ATGCAACTGCTGATGCACGCATGCTGTGCCCCGTGCCTGGCCGCCCCATACAAACATTTGAAGAATGAGCATGAAATCACCGTATTCTGGTACAATCCAAACATCCAGCCCTACAGGGAGTACCTGCGCAGATTGAAAGCATTCCAAGAATACACACGAAGAATAGGAGCAAAAGTGATTTACGATTACTCATATCCCCTGGAGGAGTGGCTTTACAGGGCAAGCATACTCAGCAAAAGGAGCAACGTGCTCAGGTGCAAGTACTGCTACGCCGAGCGCCTCTACAAAACCGCAGTTAAGGCAAAGGAAATTGGTTTTGATGCCTTCACAACGACCCTACTCCTTGCCCCCTATCAAAAGCACGAATTGATCAGGGAAATAGGGAAGAGCATAGAAAAAAGCACGGGAATTAGATTTCTCTACATTGATATGCGTCCTTGGTTTGAGGAGGGAGAGGAACTTGCAAAGAAGGCGGGAATATACCGCCAGGGTTACTGCGGTTGCATATTCAGCGAGGCTGACAGGTACTGGAGGGATGATCCTTGA
- a CDS encoding MarR family transcriptional regulator — translation MVREEMTQNDEKLASLLQKAGLSRNVARTLAYMYRRDEVTSVQIEKNTGLRQPEVSIAMQWLTKRGWVTKRDIKKEGKGRPVHGYRLAKPFPMILEEIEKDLRARINEIEKLIKDLRAFS, via the coding sequence ATGGTTCGGGAGGAGATGACGCAAAACGACGAAAAACTTGCATCATTGTTGCAGAAGGCTGGATTATCCCGAAATGTGGCAAGAACCCTCGCATATATGTACCGGAGGGATGAGGTCACCTCTGTGCAGATTGAGAAAAATACAGGTCTAAGGCAGCCAGAGGTTAGTATTGCAATGCAATGGCTAACAAAGAGGGGCTGGGTCACAAAGAGGGATATAAAGAAAGAGGGCAAGGGCAGGCCTGTACATGGTTACAGGCTTGCAAAACCGTTTCCCATGATCCTGGAGGAGATTGAAAAGGACCTCAGGGCGAGGATAAATGAAATAGAAAAATTGATAAAGGATCTCAGGGCCTTCTCATAA